One window of Erwinia aphidicola genomic DNA carries:
- a CDS encoding gluconeogenesis factor YvcK family protein: MRNRTLADLDRVVALGGGHGLGRVMSALSPLGSRLTGIVTTTDNGGSTGRIRRSEGGIAWGDMRNCLNQLIAEPSVASAMFEYRFAGNGELAGHNLGNLMLKALDHLSVRPFEAINLIRNLLKVDAFLIPMSEQPVDLVALDSEGHLVYGETEIDQLTQPPQELMLSPAVSATREAVEAIGEADLILIGPGSFYTSLMPVLLLPEIAQALRRTPATMVFIGNLGKELSPAAAQLTVVDKLAMMEKAIGKRVIDALVLGPKVDSSHLSDRMVIQEPLEAGDIPYRHDRQLLRLALEHAVQAMV, encoded by the coding sequence TCGTGTGATGTCCGCACTTTCTCCGCTGGGTTCCCGCCTTACCGGCATTGTGACCACCACGGATAATGGCGGCTCCACCGGGCGCATTCGCCGCTCGGAAGGCGGTATTGCCTGGGGTGATATGCGTAACTGCCTTAACCAGCTGATCGCCGAGCCGAGCGTGGCCTCGGCAATGTTTGAGTATCGCTTTGCCGGTAACGGCGAGCTGGCCGGCCATAATCTCGGCAACCTGATGCTAAAGGCGCTCGATCATCTCAGCGTGCGCCCGTTTGAGGCGATAAACCTGATCCGCAATCTGCTGAAGGTGGATGCGTTTCTTATCCCGATGTCAGAGCAGCCCGTCGACCTGGTGGCGCTGGATAGCGAGGGTCACCTGGTATACGGCGAGACTGAAATTGACCAGCTGACCCAGCCGCCGCAGGAGTTAATGCTCTCCCCTGCCGTCAGCGCCACGCGTGAAGCGGTAGAAGCGATTGGCGAAGCCGACCTGATCCTGATTGGCCCCGGCAGTTTCTATACCAGCCTGATGCCGGTGCTGCTGCTGCCGGAAATCGCCCAGGCGCTGCGCCGTACCCCGGCGACGATGGTGTTTATTGGCAATCTCGGCAAAGAGCTCAGCCCGGCAGCGGCACAGCTGACGGTGGTGGATAAGCTGGCGATGATGGAGAAGGCGATTGGTAAACGGGTGATTGATGCGCTGGTGCTGGGGCCGAAGGTTGACAGCAGCCATCTGAGCGACCGTATGGTGATTCAGGAGCCGCTGGAGGCCGGAGATATTCCCTATCGCCACGACCGCCAGCTGCTGCGGCTGGCGCTGGAGCACGCGGTGCAGGCGATGGTGTGA